One segment of Bacillus horti DNA contains the following:
- the ylqF gene encoding ribosome biogenesis GTPase YlqF gives MTIQWFPGHMAKARRQVTEKLKLIDVVIELLDARLPVSSRNPMINEIIEKKPKLVLLNKADLADSDITAEWISYFQEHEDTKALAVDAQSGQGIKQIPGQCRALMQHMLQKRADKGMLPRSIRALIVGIPNVGKSSLINRLANKNMAKTGDRPGVTKAQQWIKVGSELELLDTPGILWPKFEDQQVGLKLAASGAIKDEILDFIEVALYTANYLKEYYPDRLQERYGLDELPEDKVEIIERIGEKRGCLMRGGIIDYEKACELLLREVRAGKLGQISFERPEV, from the coding sequence ATGACAATTCAATGGTTTCCTGGACATATGGCTAAGGCTAGAAGACAGGTAACAGAGAAGCTTAAACTGATTGACGTGGTGATTGAACTTCTTGATGCGCGTCTACCCGTCTCATCAAGAAATCCAATGATTAATGAAATTATAGAGAAAAAGCCGAAGCTTGTTCTACTAAATAAAGCTGATTTAGCAGATTCAGACATAACGGCAGAATGGATCTCCTATTTCCAAGAACATGAAGACACTAAAGCATTGGCTGTTGATGCTCAGTCTGGTCAAGGCATTAAGCAGATACCTGGTCAATGCAGGGCCTTGATGCAGCATATGCTTCAAAAGAGGGCGGACAAAGGGATGCTTCCACGCTCTATCAGAGCTTTAATCGTTGGGATTCCTAATGTGGGTAAGTCGTCTCTGATTAATCGTTTGGCGAATAAAAATATGGCTAAAACGGGTGATCGACCTGGGGTAACCAAAGCACAGCAGTGGATCAAGGTAGGCTCTGAGTTAGAGCTCTTAGATACGCCTGGTATTCTATGGCCTAAGTTTGAGGATCAGCAGGTAGGCTTAAAGCTAGCAGCAAGCGGAGCGATTAAGGACGAGATTCTAGACTTTATTGAGGTGGCTTTATATACAGCGAATTACTTGAAGGAATACTATCCAGATCGATTACAGGAACGCTACGGACTTGATGAGCTACCTGAGGATAAGGTGGAAATTATTGAACGCATTGGAGAAAAGAGAGGCTGTTTAATGCGTGGTGGAATCATCGATTATGAGAAGGCATGTGAGCTTTTATTGCGTGAGGTTCGGGCAGGAAAGCTTGGTCAAATTAGCTTTGAACGACCAGAGGTATAA
- a CDS encoding LL-diaminopimelate aminotransferase: MKPSKKLDQLSTSIFSQLLVKKNQKLQLGQNIIDLSIGSPDLPPPDIVKKSLSEHVLEDGAYAYPLTGTEEFKQAVTYFYSQRYHVDLQTSNVLQIIGSQEGLSHLALAYLDQEDVVIVPDPGYPIYEASVQIAGAQIYPVPLIEDNDFLPDLSSIPEDVAMKAKMMILNFPGNPIPTLATREFFEQVIEFGLKYKILIVHDFAYSELIFDQQKPLSILSIPKARETAIEFNSLSKSFNMAGCRIAYVVGDEKLIEPLAILKSHMDYGVFLPIQKAAALVLKSDFHFLDEHKRIYQQRRDTFIHILHDKGWNVRKPEGGMFVWAKLREDVRSMDFAFKAIDYGVLVTPGVSFGAYGEGYIRLALVHPEDVLEQAAERLVQCVGFFSRDSSSHVMNVVE; the protein is encoded by the coding sequence ATGAAGCCGTCGAAGAAACTTGACCAGCTATCTACTAGTATATTTAGCCAGCTTTTAGTGAAGAAAAATCAAAAGCTTCAATTAGGACAGAACATCATAGACTTGAGTATAGGGAGTCCAGATTTACCTCCTCCAGATATCGTCAAAAAGAGTCTAAGTGAACACGTTCTTGAAGATGGGGCTTATGCCTATCCGCTGACAGGAACGGAAGAATTTAAACAGGCTGTCACCTATTTTTACTCTCAGAGATATCATGTTGACCTACAGACTTCAAATGTTCTTCAGATTATTGGTTCACAGGAGGGTCTTTCGCATTTAGCTTTAGCCTATTTGGATCAAGAGGACGTAGTAATAGTTCCTGATCCTGGCTATCCCATTTATGAAGCGAGTGTGCAGATTGCTGGTGCACAGATTTATCCAGTGCCCCTGATAGAGGACAATGACTTTCTACCTGACCTTTCATCCATTCCAGAGGATGTAGCAATGAAAGCGAAGATGATGATCTTAAACTTTCCGGGTAATCCCATACCTACCTTAGCTACTAGAGAGTTTTTTGAGCAGGTCATAGAGTTTGGGTTGAAATATAAAATACTGATTGTACATGATTTTGCCTATTCAGAGCTTATTTTTGATCAACAGAAGCCACTAAGTATATTATCTATTCCCAAAGCAAGAGAAACGGCAATAGAATTTAATTCTCTTTCAAAGAGCTTTAATATGGCAGGCTGTCGTATTGCTTATGTGGTAGGAGATGAAAAGCTAATTGAGCCTCTAGCTATCTTAAAATCTCATATGGACTACGGAGTCTTCCTGCCCATTCAAAAAGCAGCCGCATTAGTATTAAAGAGCGACTTTCATTTTTTAGATGAGCATAAGCGGATTTATCAGCAACGCAGGGATACATTTATTCATATTTTGCATGATAAAGGATGGAATGTGCGGAAGCCTGAGGGTGGGATGTTTGTATGGGCTAAGCTGCGAGAAGATGTGCGTTCCATGGATTTTGCCTTTAAAGCTATAGACTATGGTGTGCTCGTCACGCCAGGGGTTTCGTTTGGAGCATATGGTGAAGGCTATATTCGTCTGGCATTAGTTCATCCAGAGGATGTATTAGAGCAAGCTGCAGAGCGTTTAGTACAGTGTGTAGGGTTTTTTTCAAGAGATTCTAGTTCTCATGTAATGAACGTGGTTGAATAA
- a CDS encoding COX15/CtaA family protein has protein sequence MQRSLKVLGILATFWILLALIAGALVTKTGSGEGCGANWPLCYGQLIPDNPTIETVIEYTHRLVTGIAGILVLAFSVICLILYRKYKEVVWVAISSLFFLLLQSALGAFAVLGIGRQSAVLALHFGFSLMSYASVFLLLIYVYQLSKNRQLPTSKATPRLKLAILGLFVYTYIVVYFGAFVRHTGSALACEGWPLCNGQLIPELQGQVLVHFIHRTVAFIILILFAWLLYVAFKHYRDDKIIVSFSLIIFVLAILQAISGAVMVLNDLHIIPSMLHAFFISILFGLLFYLLLYVNRKSPSNHLL, from the coding sequence ATGCAGAGATCATTAAAAGTATTAGGTATTCTAGCTACATTCTGGATTCTACTTGCTTTAATAGCAGGAGCTCTAGTAACAAAAACCGGCTCAGGAGAAGGCTGCGGTGCAAACTGGCCACTTTGTTATGGACAACTAATTCCAGATAATCCAACGATTGAAACCGTTATCGAATATACCCATAGACTTGTTACAGGTATTGCCGGTATTCTTGTTCTTGCCTTTTCAGTGATTTGTTTAATCTTATATCGAAAATACAAAGAAGTTGTTTGGGTGGCTATCTCGTCTTTATTTTTTCTCCTCCTACAATCTGCTTTGGGAGCTTTTGCAGTATTAGGCATAGGTAGACAGTCTGCCGTATTAGCATTACACTTTGGCTTTTCTCTCATGTCATACGCAAGTGTATTTCTATTACTCATCTACGTCTATCAGCTATCCAAAAATAGACAGCTACCGACCTCAAAAGCAACACCAAGACTTAAACTCGCCATATTGGGCTTATTCGTTTATACGTATATTGTTGTATACTTTGGTGCTTTTGTTCGTCATACAGGATCAGCATTAGCCTGTGAAGGGTGGCCGCTCTGTAATGGACAGCTGATTCCAGAGCTTCAAGGACAAGTTCTTGTGCATTTTATCCACAGGACAGTTGCTTTCATCATTCTTATCCTTTTTGCTTGGCTGCTTTATGTAGCTTTCAAACATTATAGGGATGATAAGATTATCGTGAGCTTCAGTTTAATTATTTTTGTATTAGCGATTCTTCAAGCTATAAGTGGAGCAGTTATGGTTTTAAATGACTTACACATTATTCCTTCAATGCTTCATGCTTTCTTTATCAGTATATTATTCGGCTTATTGTTCTACCTTTTGTTATATGTAAATCGTAAAAGCCCCTCAAACCATCTCCTTTAG
- the cyoE gene encoding heme o synthase: MSKELTSGEAQGEYVSRHVMEPGPLADKKLTGTWKDYVTVTKLGIIFGNLITVIAGMWVATGGQLSVLSFNMVFLTLLGTTLIIASGTCLNNYLDRDIDQKMARTKKRALADGRLDPNQVLVMGFVAAILGTVLLLFVNVLTTLIALFGLFGYVVLYTMWLKRTHHLNTVVGSVAGAVPPMIGWSAVTGGLEAGAFILFGIMFVWQIPHFLAIAIRRKEDYAKAGIPMLPVVFGNKTTKWHMLNYVAVLIPVSLLLPLFVKHVGVGYTITAILLGILWIAISLKGFKAEDDVNWAKRHFIFSLNYMVLLFASMMIFSI; this comes from the coding sequence ATGAGCAAGGAACTCACATCTGGAGAAGCTCAAGGTGAATATGTTTCTCGTCACGTGATGGAGCCTGGGCCATTAGCAGATAAAAAGCTAACAGGAACATGGAAGGACTATGTAACAGTAACTAAGTTAGGGATTATTTTTGGGAACCTCATTACAGTCATTGCTGGAATGTGGGTAGCAACGGGAGGACAGCTTTCTGTATTGAGCTTTAACATGGTCTTTTTAACATTATTAGGTACAACTCTAATTATTGCTTCAGGAACTTGCTTGAACAATTATTTAGATCGTGATATTGATCAAAAGATGGCTAGAACGAAAAAAAGAGCTTTAGCAGATGGACGCTTAGACCCTAATCAAGTTTTAGTTATGGGGTTTGTCGCCGCTATTTTAGGAACGGTCTTGCTATTATTCGTTAATGTCTTAACTACATTAATTGCTCTTTTCGGACTGTTTGGATATGTGGTTTTGTATACGATGTGGTTAAAGCGAACACATCATCTAAATACAGTAGTAGGAAGTGTGGCTGGTGCTGTTCCTCCTATGATTGGCTGGTCTGCTGTAACGGGAGGACTTGAGGCTGGAGCATTTATTTTATTTGGTATCATGTTTGTGTGGCAAATTCCTCACTTCTTAGCTATCGCCATTCGTCGAAAAGAGGATTATGCAAAGGCAGGTATTCCTATGCTACCCGTTGTTTTTGGTAATAAAACAACAAAGTGGCATATGCTTAACTACGTTGCTGTGTTGATACCTGTATCGTTATTGTTACCTTTGTTTGTAAAGCATGTAGGGGTAGGGTACACAATTACAGCTATCCTTCTTGGTATCTTGTGGATTGCCATATCACTCAAAGGATTTAAAGCTGAAGATGATGTGAATTGGGCAAAGCGTCATTTTATTTTCTCTTTAAATTACATGGTGTTATTGTTTGCTAGTATGATGATCTTTTCTATCTAA
- a CDS encoding S8 family peptidase → MKNKNWIITIIIVFLTIPFFASIFTSDESRDLEENTRIQEEGFSKQHQIPRKQYHGAEAQGNQMEQTQKGQLKKVSGKVMDQVLAKDLAMTTSLYVEQLEEQLERWSKVSMGSEEALNQYKTELHRHKYIHSLGLIQDGKAILEKGTIDEQALKKLKDDTSEVYRSSPYMSEGKQMMLLGRKNEEGDWIVGEIDLSFIKGFVGSLASVADANGNFFISSDEKHEVKWNQKLAERDDVVSEAVPELDWRIVIYSKEEPDHQRIHYKNGQVFVQFTSEDTASEWIQEHPEFIIEKQYGELVLLSHTQLKTEELIQTLTQFPQVVQAEPNYIYNKQAQEILNNQAQVRFTQAQNDGAEVKKSPNDEFFMPYQWNLKEIFAEQGWGLSSGSTQITIAYLDTGIDIDHEDLKDKIDDGFNSFDKSTNIVDEHGHGTHVAGIIGALTNNVTGIAGTAWENRVLPVKALNENGEGSIFEIASGLIWATDHGAKVINLSLGDSEHSDLLYDAIRYAYERDVVLIAAAGNENVEEPMFPSAYDEVLAVSAVNEKLEKADFSNYGPHIDVAAPGENIPSTFIDDQYVFMSGTSMASPHVAGLAGLIRSFRPDLTNDEVMDVIRKTATDLGAPGHDPVFGHGLINIEKALQYLQNGKEILQEGVEQDIPEWGWPEWLRRIFQNDRH, encoded by the coding sequence ATGAAAAATAAGAATTGGATCATCACTATCATTATAGTTTTCTTAACCATCCCGTTTTTTGCTTCCATTTTCACCTCGGATGAGTCACGTGACTTAGAAGAAAATACAAGGATACAGGAAGAAGGATTCTCGAAGCAGCACCAGATTCCTCGAAAGCAATACCATGGAGCTGAAGCTCAAGGGAATCAAATGGAACAAACTCAAAAAGGGCAACTTAAAAAAGTTTCTGGAAAAGTGATGGATCAAGTATTAGCCAAGGACTTAGCCATGACGACCTCACTTTATGTTGAACAGTTAGAGGAGCAGCTAGAGCGTTGGAGTAAGGTAAGTATGGGTAGTGAGGAAGCCCTAAATCAATATAAAACTGAATTACATAGGCATAAATATATTCACTCACTAGGCCTTATACAAGATGGGAAGGCTATCCTTGAAAAAGGAACAATCGATGAACAAGCGTTAAAGAAGCTTAAGGATGATACGTCCGAGGTGTACCGATCAAGCCCTTACATGTCTGAGGGAAAACAAATGATGCTACTGGGGAGAAAGAATGAGGAAGGAGATTGGATCGTTGGGGAAATTGATTTATCTTTTATAAAAGGTTTTGTTGGAAGTCTAGCTTCTGTAGCTGATGCTAACGGGAATTTCTTTATTTCTAGTGATGAAAAGCATGAGGTGAAATGGAATCAGAAGCTAGCGGAAAGAGACGATGTAGTGTCTGAGGCGGTTCCAGAGCTTGACTGGAGAATAGTGATTTATTCTAAGGAAGAGCCAGATCATCAAAGAATCCATTATAAAAATGGGCAAGTATTTGTTCAATTTACGTCAGAGGACACTGCTTCTGAGTGGATACAAGAGCATCCTGAATTTATTATAGAAAAGCAGTATGGAGAATTGGTATTACTTTCTCATACCCAATTGAAGACTGAAGAGCTCATTCAAACTCTTACACAATTTCCTCAAGTTGTTCAGGCAGAGCCAAACTATATTTACAATAAACAAGCACAAGAAATTCTCAATAATCAAGCGCAAGTAAGATTTACTCAAGCACAAAATGATGGCGCTGAGGTTAAAAAAAGTCCGAATGATGAGTTTTTCATGCCCTATCAATGGAACCTTAAAGAGATCTTTGCTGAGCAAGGCTGGGGACTTAGTAGTGGTTCAACACAGATTACGATAGCTTATCTGGACACAGGTATCGATATCGATCATGAGGATTTGAAGGATAAGATTGATGATGGGTTTAACTCCTTTGATAAATCAACAAATATTGTGGATGAGCATGGACATGGGACTCATGTTGCCGGAATCATTGGAGCTTTGACCAACAATGTAACGGGCATCGCTGGAACGGCCTGGGAGAATCGAGTACTGCCTGTTAAGGCTTTAAATGAAAACGGAGAAGGAAGCATATTTGAAATCGCAAGCGGATTAATATGGGCGACTGATCATGGTGCTAAAGTCATCAATTTGAGCTTAGGAGACAGTGAGCACTCTGACCTCCTCTATGATGCGATTCGTTATGCCTATGAGCGTGATGTGGTGCTTATAGCTGCTGCGGGGAACGAAAATGTGGAAGAGCCTATGTTTCCTTCAGCTTACGATGAGGTTCTTGCTGTTTCAGCAGTAAATGAGAAATTAGAGAAGGCGGACTTCTCTAATTATGGACCGCATATTGATGTAGCTGCACCTGGAGAAAATATTCCTAGTACGTTTATAGATGATCAATATGTGTTTATGTCAGGGACATCAATGGCTTCTCCGCATGTAGCAGGATTGGCAGGGTTAATACGTTCCTTTAGACCGGATTTAACGAATGATGAAGTGATGGATGTCATTAGAAAGACGGCTACGGATTTAGGTGCTCCTGGACATGATCCGGTGTTCGGTCATGGGTTGATTAACATTGAGAAAGCTTTACAGTATTTACAGAATGGAAAAGAAATTTTACAAGAAGGTGTAGAACAAGATATACCTGAATGGGGATGGCCAGAATGGCTGAGAAGAATATTTCAAAATGATAGACACTAA
- a CDS encoding PTS transporter subunit IIC translates to MKKRLAEKGIDLSLKTYFITAFSYLALGLFSSLVIGLIVRTIGEQLHIQLLISLGQLAMDLYGPAIGVAVALALKAPPLVLFAAVIAGAAGVEAGGPAGAYIATVLATEFGKLVSKTTRLDIIFTPFVTIVVGYLTATYMGAVIGQAMIYFGELINWSVGQQPILMGILVATLMGLALTAPISSAAIAIMLGLDGLAAGAATVGCAAQMIGFAVSSYRENGIGGLVAQGIGTSMLQIANIIKNPLILIPPTVAGILLAPIATGLWQMESVKEGAGMGTSGLVGQIFTFTTMGFNMEILFKVAVLHFIAPALISLALSELFRKKGWIKLGDMKIEH, encoded by the coding sequence ATGAAAAAGAGACTAGCAGAAAAAGGGATAGATTTATCCTTAAAAACCTACTTTATTACCGCCTTCTCTTACTTAGCCCTCGGTTTATTTTCATCATTAGTCATAGGTTTAATTGTACGAACTATTGGGGAACAACTACATATTCAGCTTCTGATCAGTCTTGGGCAGCTAGCGATGGATCTCTATGGTCCTGCTATAGGCGTAGCCGTAGCCTTGGCCCTTAAGGCTCCACCTCTTGTTCTATTTGCAGCAGTTATCGCAGGTGCAGCAGGCGTAGAAGCAGGTGGTCCTGCTGGTGCATACATAGCCACTGTCCTAGCCACTGAATTTGGTAAACTCGTATCAAAAACAACTAGGTTAGATATTATTTTTACCCCTTTTGTAACCATTGTTGTAGGATACCTAACAGCAACTTACATGGGTGCTGTTATTGGGCAGGCCATGATCTATTTTGGTGAATTAATTAACTGGTCGGTGGGACAGCAACCTATACTTATGGGTATACTCGTAGCTACTTTAATGGGGCTTGCCTTAACAGCACCTATATCAAGCGCAGCGATTGCCATTATGCTTGGGTTAGATGGTCTAGCTGCTGGAGCGGCAACAGTTGGTTGTGCAGCACAAATGATTGGCTTTGCCGTAAGTAGCTATCGTGAAAATGGTATTGGTGGATTGGTTGCTCAAGGTATAGGGACATCCATGCTACAAATTGCCAATATCATTAAAAACCCTTTAATCCTCATACCTCCTACAGTGGCAGGAATTTTGTTAGCCCCCATTGCAACGGGACTTTGGCAAATGGAAAGTGTTAAGGAAGGAGCTGGCATGGGAACTAGCGGTTTAGTTGGGCAAATTTTCACCTTTACCACGATGGGCTTTAACATGGAAATTTTGTTCAAGGTTGCCGTACTTCATTTTATTGCTCCGGCTCTTATAAGTTTGGCTCTTTCGGAGCTTTTCAGAAAAAAAGGCTGGATCAAGCTCGGAGATATGAAAATAGAACATTGA
- the proC gene encoding pyrroline-5-carboxylate reductase: MLEGRICFVGAGAMAEAILCGMLNHKIVKPGQISVTNRDDRFRLDELVYNFGVVGDSSQKYRSIQEADILILAMKPKDISTALEEIRAYTSQEQLVISVIAGISTKQISEFLGHQAPVIRTMPNTSAIVGLSGTGVCAGEFAKAEHIQVAREIFEAIGLVIVTDEEKLDAITGLSGSGPAYVYYLVEAMLEGGKAVGLSEQEAKDLILQTVIGAANMLIETNESPAYLREKVTSPNGTTQAGLDVLKQYQFQEAVKQCVVRATERSKELGAQSSVTLKKQ, encoded by the coding sequence ATGCTAGAAGGAAGGATTTGTTTTGTAGGTGCGGGGGCTATGGCTGAGGCAATTTTATGTGGAATGCTTAATCATAAGATTGTGAAGCCAGGTCAAATTTCAGTTACAAATAGAGATGACCGATTTAGATTAGATGAACTAGTGTATAACTTCGGAGTTGTAGGAGATAGCTCGCAAAAATATCGCTCTATCCAAGAGGCTGATATTTTAATTCTAGCGATGAAACCAAAGGATATATCTACAGCATTAGAAGAAATTAGAGCGTATACTTCTCAGGAGCAGCTCGTTATTTCAGTCATTGCTGGGATATCAACGAAGCAAATCTCAGAATTTCTAGGACATCAGGCACCTGTCATTAGGACGATGCCCAATACATCTGCCATTGTGGGGCTTTCTGGAACTGGAGTTTGTGCGGGTGAATTTGCTAAAGCAGAGCATATACAAGTAGCTAGGGAGATTTTCGAAGCGATTGGTCTTGTGATTGTGACAGATGAGGAGAAGCTTGATGCGATTACTGGATTATCTGGTAGTGGACCAGCGTATGTGTATTATTTGGTTGAAGCTATGCTAGAGGGGGGGAAGGCTGTAGGGCTTTCTGAGCAGGAAGCCAAGGATTTGATTCTACAAACAGTGATAGGTGCAGCAAATATGCTTATAGAGACGAATGAATCACCTGCCTATTTAAGAGAAAAAGTGACAAGTCCGAACGGGACGACCCAGGCTGGTCTAGATGTACTCAAGCAGTATCAATTCCAGGAAGCGGTCAAGCAATGTGTTGTTCGAGCTACAGAGAGGTCTAAGGAGCTTGGGGCACAATCATCTGTTACTCTTAAGAAACAGTAG
- a CDS encoding cell wall hydrolase: MAVIKSNINERRMLARLMRAEAEGEGELGMLLVGNVGVNRVRVGCLDFTDINSIERMVFQRPGGFEATIKPYFYQRARESELRLAERAINGERSRPAEFALWFFRPDGPCPEQWYGQWNSGRYKSHCFFIPTESDCPDVYNVY, translated from the coding sequence ATGGCTGTAATCAAGTCGAACATTAATGAGAGAAGAATGTTAGCCCGTTTAATGAGAGCCGAAGCGGAGGGTGAAGGAGAGCTCGGTATGCTTCTGGTTGGTAATGTTGGTGTAAATCGGGTCAGAGTGGGCTGCTTAGACTTCACCGATATTAATTCTATAGAACGGATGGTATTTCAACGTCCAGGTGGCTTTGAGGCAACGATTAAGCCATACTTTTATCAGCGGGCAAGGGAAAGTGAGCTAAGGCTAGCTGAAAGAGCAATTAATGGAGAAAGAAGTCGTCCAGCTGAATTTGCCCTGTGGTTTTTTAGACCTGATGGTCCATGCCCCGAACAGTGGTACGGTCAATGGAATTCTGGAAGATATAAGAGCCATTGCTTTTTCATTCCTACGGAATCGGATTGTCCGGATGTTTACAATGTATATTAA
- the gerQ gene encoding spore coat protein GerQ, protein MNQPYFNPFVEQEGFYQGGERVNAPQFPQQLQVPTQAGAAIPMQGGYPSGQFPGFGGGTQGRPPVLPLEQSYIENILRLNLGRLATVYTTYEYNSEWNAKIYRGIIDEAGRDHVIIRDPETGRTFLLLMVNLDYVEFDEPINYVSPQLPGFVQSPR, encoded by the coding sequence ATGAATCAGCCTTATTTTAATCCATTTGTTGAACAGGAAGGTTTTTATCAAGGAGGAGAGCGAGTGAATGCTCCTCAATTCCCGCAGCAGTTACAGGTACCAACTCAAGCAGGAGCAGCCATTCCTATGCAAGGGGGATATCCATCAGGACAATTCCCTGGCTTTGGAGGAGGTACTCAAGGAAGACCACCTGTTCTTCCTCTAGAGCAGTCGTATATTGAGAACATTCTTCGTTTAAACCTAGGCAGACTAGCAACGGTTTATACAACCTATGAGTACAATTCAGAGTGGAACGCAAAAATTTATAGAGGGATTATCGATGAAGCTGGAAGAGACCACGTTATCATTAGAGACCCTGAAACAGGAAGAACATTTCTGTTACTAATGGTAAATCTAGACTATGTTGAATTTGATGAGCCTATTAATTATGTAAGTCCACAGCTTCCAGGTTTTGTTCAATCTCCCCGCTAG
- a CDS encoding DUF2573 family protein, giving the protein MDEFEQEFERFVQKYAELLTGDSSTEVLRKVKLFSLYSHISKTMPDLAKHWMADNPDAKLQIKQIFDELQTLNREHKQKDQS; this is encoded by the coding sequence ATGGATGAATTTGAGCAGGAATTTGAACGATTTGTGCAAAAGTATGCCGAGCTGTTAACAGGTGATTCTTCTACAGAAGTCTTACGTAAGGTCAAGCTATTTAGTCTCTACTCTCATATAAGTAAAACAATGCCTGATCTAGCTAAGCATTGGATGGCAGATAATCCAGACGCTAAGCTCCAGATCAAGCAAATATTTGATGAGCTTCAGACCCTAAACCGGGAGCATAAACAGAAAGATCAATCCTAA
- a CDS encoding deoxyribonuclease IV — translation MKLGCHVSIKEGFLAAAKRALSFGAKSFQYFPKNPRSLSVKNINDSDALACAHFCKQHNLVSFAHTPYPTKLCPTTNTSRELIQSSLLNDLEIAEHCGSVGVIVHFGQSKERDRLAGYKQMINLLNEVLEQWKGEALLLIENNAGQGSRMGITLEEMVQIRTLTSYPEKIGFCLDTCHAFASGLWNGQTKEPLITDAKKLNYLENLKVIHLNDSVYPFRSYRDRHACLGDGKIELNGFIDLLSCSELQNTPFVLETPYTSTYTYKDQIEYITGLVEN, via the coding sequence ATGAAGCTAGGCTGTCATGTTAGTATAAAAGAGGGGTTTTTAGCGGCAGCTAAGCGCGCTTTGTCTTTCGGAGCAAAGTCTTTTCAATATTTCCCCAAAAACCCACGAAGCTTAAGTGTCAAGAACATAAATGATAGTGATGCGTTAGCCTGTGCTCATTTCTGTAAGCAGCATAATCTTGTTTCTTTCGCTCACACTCCTTATCCAACTAAGCTATGTCCAACCACTAATACGTCGAGGGAACTTATTCAGAGTTCTCTTTTAAATGATTTAGAAATAGCTGAACATTGTGGTTCAGTTGGTGTCATTGTGCATTTTGGACAATCCAAGGAAAGAGATAGACTTGCTGGATATAAGCAAATGATCAATCTGCTTAATGAAGTGTTAGAGCAGTGGAAGGGAGAGGCTTTACTATTAATTGAAAATAACGCTGGACAAGGGAGCAGAATGGGTATTACGCTGGAAGAAATGGTACAGATCCGTACCTTAACTAGCTATCCAGAAAAGATAGGCTTTTGCCTTGATACCTGTCATGCTTTTGCTAGTGGACTGTGGAATGGTCAAACAAAAGAGCCACTGATCACAGATGCTAAAAAATTAAATTATCTTGAAAACTTAAAGGTCATTCACTTAAATGACTCTGTATACCCTTTCCGATCCTATAGAGATCGACATGCCTGCCTAGGCGATGGAAAGATAGAGCTAAACGGATTTATTGATCTTCTTTCCTGTTCAGAGCTACAAAACACGCCTTTCGTCCTTGAGACTCCTTATACCTCTACATATACCTATAAGGATCAAATAGAGTACATAACGGGTTTAGTTGAGAACTAA
- a CDS encoding DUF2203 domain-containing protein encodes MTNKWENKREENKFFTVDQANELTPLFQQEIILLQELKNKYDIKTAQLYDFKRVKAKTGNGIEEHKDTFFILETEIEFIQIEMQSIVYNIESKGAILKDIDMGLIDFPTIIDGSEMELCWKYGEDKIKYYHGKNEGYYHRKPLEDDIQPEKE; translated from the coding sequence GTGACAAATAAATGGGAGAATAAGAGAGAAGAGAATAAGTTTTTTACAGTTGATCAAGCGAATGAGCTAACACCCCTCTTTCAACAAGAAATTATCTTACTCCAAGAGCTTAAAAATAAATATGACATCAAGACGGCCCAGCTTTATGACTTTAAAAGAGTTAAGGCAAAAACGGGTAATGGTATAGAGGAGCATAAAGACACATTCTTTATCTTAGAAACAGAGATCGAATTTATTCAGATTGAAATGCAAAGCATCGTCTACAATATCGAGTCTAAAGGTGCGATACTAAAGGATATTGATATGGGTCTGATTGACTTTCCGACCATTATTGATGGAAGTGAGATGGAGCTTTGCTGGAAATACGGTGAAGATAAAATTAAATACTATCATGGTAAAAATGAGGGTTACTATCACAGAAAACCTCTTGAAGATGATATTCAACCTGAAAAGGAATAA